ATGGGCTAAAGCTCTCAACGATACAGCAATTGATCGAGTACCGCAGACAGAAGGAGAAGCTGATTGAATGTGTCCAGAAAATCAAAATGCCTACGGATTATGGGGTTTTTGATTTGTACATGTATCGTTCGGTGCTAGACGGCCAAGAGCACTTAGCTTTGGTTATGGGTAAAATTTTAAAGACAAAACCAACTTTGGTTAGAGTGCATAGTGAGTGTTTGACTGGAGATGTTTTTGGGTCACGTCGATGTGATTGTGGAAACCAGTTACATGATGCCTTAACGATGATTAGTCAGGCTAAGTCTGGTGTCTTAGTTTACATGCGTCAGGAGGGGCGAGGTATAGGTTTGGCGGCTAAACTTCAAGCATACAAGTTACAGGAGCAAGGTTTAGATACGGTTGAGGCGAATATAAAATTGGGTTATCCTGCTGACTTACGTGAATATGGTATGGGAGCACAGATATTGTGTGATTTGGGAGTCCATAAAATGCGGCTCATGACAAATAATCCTAAAAAGGTTGTGGGTTTAGCAGGTTATGGCTTAGATCTTGTGGATCAGCTTCCTATTAAAGTGAAGGCCAATCTTCACAATAGACGCTACCTGCAGACAAAGAAAAAGAAGATGGGTCACATACTTTAGATCAGGCTTTATTTTTATGAAAAGTTCCGGAGTCGTTCAAATTCCACAAGAGGTAGAAGGTAAGGTATCCATTGTTGCAAGCTTATTTAATAAAGAATATGTAGATGCTTTAATAGACTCTGCTACCAAAGTGCTAGGTAATCATAATGTTACTGTGGAACGAGTACCCGGCTCTTTTGAAATTCCTCTGGCAGTAAAGAAGGTTATCAAGAAGCAGTCACCTGCTGTTGTCATCGCGTTTGGGTTGATTTGGGAGGGAAAAACAGTCCACGCGGAATTAGTTGCCAATAGTGTGACAAACGAGCTTATGAGGTTAAGTGTCGATTTTGAAATTCCAATCCTTCACCAAGTACTTCTTGTAAAAGATGAAGAACAAGCTATGGAACGCTGTTTCGGTAATGACTTAAATCGTGGTCGCGAGGCAGCGGAGGCGGCTAAGTATTTGTTAGAATCGGTTCTAGATAAACACTCTAAGGGGTTGTAAGAAATGGGAAAACGTAGGGATGGTCGAAGATTAGTGATCCAGTTTTTGTATCAAAATGATTTTGTGGCTACAGATAATTTAGATCAAACACTTTCTGAATTCGTAGAGCTTACAGAACCATCCAAGAAGTTATGGGAATTTTCAGAGCCTTTGATAAGAGGCGTTTTAGTAAAACGTGATGAGTTAGATAAGCGCATTAAGAAATATTCTGCTAATTGGGATTTTGAGCGTATTGCTTCTGTTGATAAAAATGTTCTGCGTTTGGCTTTGTATGAGATGCATTACAAGGAGGAAGTTCCACCTATAGTGGCCATGAATGAAGCAATTGAGCTCGCCAAGTCGCTCAGCACTGACGAATCTGGGAGGTTTGTCAATGGGATTCTAGATCGTGCTAAAGGCGATTTAAAGCGATCACTTAGGTAGCTTATGTTTCGTATTCCGAAATAATTTCCTTCAGCCGC
The Verrucomicrobiota bacterium DNA segment above includes these coding regions:
- a CDS encoding bifunctional 3,4-dihydroxy-2-butanone-4-phosphate synthase/GTP cyclohydrolase II, whose translation is MTETKKKQPLSEDIFDSIEDVIADIRAGKIVILTDDADRENEGDLIVAAQKVTPKAINFMAKHGRGLICAPITQQRAKQYGLQRMVLDNRESFKTDFTVSVDAAKGVTTGISAQDRAKTIKILSSKKGKPMDLIQPGHVFPLQAKHGGVLQRAGHTEAAVDLARLAGFDESAVICEILKEDGSMARLPELVAMKHEHGLKLSTIQQLIEYRRQKEKLIECVQKIKMPTDYGVFDLYMYRSVLDGQEHLALVMGKILKTKPTLVRVHSECLTGDVFGSRRCDCGNQLHDALTMISQAKSGVLVYMRQEGRGIGLAAKLQAYKLQEQGLDTVEANIKLGYPADLREYGMGAQILCDLGVHKMRLMTNNPKKVVGLAGYGLDLVDQLPIKVKANLHNRRYLQTKKKKMGHIL
- the ribH gene encoding 6,7-dimethyl-8-ribityllumazine synthase, with the translated sequence MKSSGVVQIPQEVEGKVSIVASLFNKEYVDALIDSATKVLGNHNVTVERVPGSFEIPLAVKKVIKKQSPAVVIAFGLIWEGKTVHAELVANSVTNELMRLSVDFEIPILHQVLLVKDEEQAMERCFGNDLNRGREAAEAAKYLLESVLDKHSKGL
- the nusB gene encoding transcription antitermination factor NusB; its protein translation is MGKRRDGRRLVIQFLYQNDFVATDNLDQTLSEFVELTEPSKKLWEFSEPLIRGVLVKRDELDKRIKKYSANWDFERIASVDKNVLRLALYEMHYKEEVPPIVAMNEAIELAKSLSTDESGRFVNGILDRAKGDLKRSLR